Genomic DNA from Haloplanus sp. HW8-1:
AGCGAGTGGGTTACGCATCGCCGTCGGGTAGGGTATACTCCTCGAAAAAGGCTGTGTGCGAGGGCGGCTACTCGTCGCCGTTGTGCCGCAGTGCGCCGTACGCACCCGCACCGATCGCGGTCAGCGCCGCACCGACGCCGAAGCCGGGGCCGCCGCCGTTGGTCTCTCCATCGCCACCGTCACCGCCGTCGCCGCCGTCGCCGCCGTCGCCGCCGTCGCCGCCGTCGCCCATCGGCGTGTCAGTCGCCGTGGCGGTCCCGCCACCGCCGTCGCCGCCGTCACCCATGTCGCCGCCGGTGACGTCGAACTCGCCCCCTTCGCCCATGTGCTCCTCGCAGAAGTACTCCGACAGGCTGGCGGTCGCCTGGAAGTTCACGGTTCGGGTCCGCCCCGTCTCGAACACGTACTCACCCCGTCTGACGACACCGTCTTCGGACGTGATCACGAGGTTGTGTCGTGCCGGCAGTCCCTCGCTCTCGGGGTTGTAACTGTTGGTCCACTGGATAGCGTACCGGTTGCCCGCTTCGACTTCCAGCGTCGGGTTGGTCGTCCCCGCGATGCTCGATGGAGCACGGCCGACGAAGCCTTCTTGGGTCAGTTCGAGTTCGAACGTCGTCTCGACCTGTGCCGTCGCCGATCCCACCGCCCCGGCCAATCCCGCGGTCGTTGCTGCAGCGCCGATCAGGAACATTCTTCGCGTCGCCATGTCCGTCAAGAGAATCCCTCATCAAATAAAATTACGGGAGAACGTTCATGATTTTCACGCTCGCGGTGGCTAAAAACGGACTACTAGAACGTGAAAAAACGGCGAAATCGGCGGAACTACTCTTCGCTGAGGCCGAAGACGGCGATGGTGGAGCCACGACGGCCGCCGTGGAGCCAGCCGGAGCCGCCGACTTGGACCGCGACGTACTGCTTGCCCTCGCCGGGGTCGTACCAACTGGACAGTGAGGAGCAGATCGGTGCGCCGAGCTGGAACTGCCAGAGACGGTCACCGCTCTCGCCGTCGTAGGCGACGAGGTTGCCGTTCTGGGTGCCGGCGAACATGAGGCCGGTCGCGGTCGTGATCGACCCGCCCCAGAGGTAGTCGCTGGTCGTGTCCGAGGAGATCCAGTCGCGCCAGACACGCTCGCCGCTGACCGGATCGACGGCGACGATGGCGCTGAGGTTCCCGTTCCAGTTGGACGGCTCGCTGACGTCGGGCCAGTCGTTGAGGCCGCCACCCCAGTAGGTTTGGCCGGCCTCGTACTCCGCCTCTTCCCAGAAGATTTCGTGGGGGGCGTTGTTCTGGTTCATATACATCAGTCCCGTCGCGTGGCTGTACGACGGGGGCTGCCAGTCGTTCCCGCCGTGAGCACCGGGCACGAAGGAGACCCGACGGTCCTCGTCGGTGTGTGGAACCATCTTCCACATGTTGATGTGTTGGGTCGTCTCCTGGGACCGCTCGAGGAGCCGCCCGTTCTCGGCGTCCATGGTGTAGACCCAGGCGGTCTTGCCGGGGCTGAGGACGACGTCGCGGGTCTCGTCACCCATCTCCATGTCGTTGACACGGATCTTGGTCGCCGAGGAGTCGTAGTCCCACACGTCGTGGGGGCTCTCGCCGTAGTGCCACTGGATGGAGCCGTCGTCGGCGCTGAGCGTCAGCGTCCCGATGGTGTAGCGGTTCGGACCCGGACGGACCGTCCCGTCGAAGTCCGGACCGGGGTTCCCGACCGGCGCGTGGATCATACCGCTGTCGGGGTCGATGGTCGGTGTCATCCACACGGTCCCGGCA
This window encodes:
- a CDS encoding PGF-CTERM sorting domain-containing protein; the protein is MATRRMFLIGAAATTAGLAGAVGSATAQVETTFELELTQEGFVGRAPSSIAGTTNPTLEVEAGNRYAIQWTNSYNPESEGLPARHNLVITSEDGVVRRGEYVFETGRTRTVNFQATASLSEYFCEEHMGEGGEFDVTGGDMGDGGDGGGGTATATDTPMGDGGDGGDGGDGGDGGDGGDGETNGGGPGFGVGAALTAIGAGAYGALRHNGDE
- a CDS encoding pyrroloquinoline quinone-dependent dehydrogenase — encoded protein: MASTHEVDKAAQAAQNIEMVAVEDGYTLTNLPDESITHQFNVEQIPQKDVTQEMLDSSAVDDPTSWLMYGGNYQQQRYTSADVITPDNVDDLEMEYMVQSGVASSMEGVPIVVPGDPPVMYQTNGPNHAKAINARTGETLWSYTYANPQGLLLCCDANNRGFAVYGDKVYMTTLDSGVVALDRYTGEEAWYTSTGDHEIGYSATWAPVVYDEQVITGSAGGEYGVTGFVAALDPESGDEMWRTNTTPPEEWAGDSHEHGAGTVWMTPTIDPDSGMIHAPVGNPGPDFDGTVRPGPNRYTIGTLTLSADDGSIQWHYGESPHDVWDYDSSATKIRVNDMEMGDETRDVVLSPGKTAWVYTMDAENGRLLERSQETTQHINMWKMVPHTDEDRRVSFVPGAHGGNDWQPPSYSHATGLMYMNQNNAPHEIFWEEAEYEAGQTYWGGGLNDWPDVSEPSNWNGNLSAIVAVDPVSGERVWRDWISSDTTSDYLWGGSITTATGLMFAGTQNGNLVAYDGESGDRLWQFQLGAPICSSLSSWYDPGEGKQYVAVQVGGSGWLHGGRRGSTIAVFGLSEE